A window of the Hordeum vulgare subsp. vulgare chromosome 5H, MorexV3_pseudomolecules_assembly, whole genome shotgun sequence genome harbors these coding sequences:
- the LOC123396435 gene encoding DNA mismatch repair protein MSH6 isoform X1, translating to MASRRLSNGRSPLVRKQSQITAFFASPSPSPPPSASTPKPAAEPSPSPLNPKARKPPLVVPSPSPSASTPKPAAGPSPSPLNPKVRKPPLVVPSPSPPKPSPSPPPQPQQEKKKHDAAAAPAEEAVGRRLRVYWPLDDAWYEGTVEAYDGGSRQHHVKYDDGEEEEVDLVKEKFEWAAEEATPPPARKLRRLRRMSDTAKAKSPSVQEDEDTGDSTEDEDWKKDAAPEDDSEEEVELDDEEEEVVAVSSRKGKSRNSLSSASVSTLGSTPGLGSASSGSTLSKKRKKVDVGTLDCAKKFSFQPANTPEKAEMKVPTSCGTGERILENVHLALTGDLSERFGSRQMEKFTFLGQGRKDAKGKRPGDPAYDPRTLFLPPQFLKNLTGGQRQWWEFKSQHMDKVLFFKMGKFYELYEMDAHVGTKELNLQYMKGDQPHCGFPEKNLAVNLEKLAQKGYRVLVVEQTETPDQLDLRRRETGTKDKVVRREICAMVTKGTLTEGESLLANPDPSYILSVVESYPCSSTKSQDGHTIGVCIIDVSTSKFIIGQFQDDPERHVLCSILSEIRPVEIIKPAKMLSAETERALKNNTRDPLINGLLPSTEFWDAEKTIHVIEQYYSSSNNLTMSRNTVGVQNNVGCLPDLLGELIEAGDRAYALSALGGSLFYLKQILLDDKLLPCAKFEPLTCSGLINNMQKHMILDAAALENLEILENATGGLSGTLYEQLNHCVTGFGKRLLKRWIVRPLYDREAILQRQGAIAIFKGVGHECAMQFRKDLCRLPDMERLLAHLFSRCGENGRSKSVILYEDTAKRLLQQFTAALRGCQQMFQACSSIRALTGTEGSSLLNDLLSPGKGLPDVSSILDYFRDAFDWSEADHNGRIIPLEGCDPEYDATSCAIEEIESNLQDYLKEQRKLLRDSSVKYVNVGKDTYLIEVSDSLRGSVPSDYELQSTKKGVCRYWTPEVKQLISELSKVATDKESILKGILQKLIHLFIEHHSKWRRLVSVAAEIDVLVSLAVAGDYFEGPTCCPTIRELCGPDDTPTFHARNLGHPIIRSDSLGKGSFVPNNINMGGPGNASFIILTGPNMGGKSTLLRQVCLTIILAQIGANVPAENLELSLVDRIFVRMGARDHIMAGKSTFLVELMETASVLSSATKNSLVALDELGRGTSTSDGQAIAASVLDYLVHRVQCLGLFSTHYHKLAVEHEDGKVSLCHMACQVGTGEGGLEEVTFLYRLTAGSCPKSYGVNVARLAGIPASVLQRANEKSIDFEANYGKRRCATKDKAICTQEDNFATIKDLFRIVKAGNHKEDEAASLSRIREVQMRARVQAMEA from the exons ATGGCGTCGCGCCGCCTAAGCAACGGCCGCTCCCCTCTCGTGCGGAAGCAGAGCCAGATCACCGCCTTCTtcgcctccccctctccctcccctcccccctccgccTCCACCCCGAAGCCCGCCGCAGAGCCCTCCCCGTCGCCGCTGAACCCTAAGGCAAGGAAGCCCCCTCTCGTCGTGCCGTCGCCTTCCCCCTCCGCTTCCACCCCGAAGCCCGCCGCAGGACCATCCCCGTCGCCGCTGAACCCTAAGGTGAGGAAGCCCCCTCTAGTCGTGCCATCCCCTTCCCCACCAAAGCCgtctccgtctccgccgccgcagccgcagcaggagaagaagaaacatGATGCAGCGGCGGCGCCCGCGGAagaggcggtggggcggcggctgcGGGTGTACTGGCCGCTGGATGACGCGTGGTACGAGGGCACGGTGGAGGCCTACGACGGGGGCTCCCGCCAGCACCACGTGAAGTACGAcgacggggaggaggaggaggtcgaccTGGTGAAGGAGAAATTCGAGTGGGCCGCCGAGGAGGCGACGCCGCCGCCGGCCAGGAAGCTGCGACGTCTTCGGAGGATGTCTGACACCGCAAAGGCCAAGTCGCCGTCTGTGCAGGAGGATGAGGATACTGGGGATTCCACCGAGGACGAGGACTGGAAGAAGGATGCTGCTCCGGAGGATGATTCTGAGGAGGAAGTGGAGTtggatgacgaagaagaagaggttgTTGCGGTCAGTTCGCGAAAGGGGAAATCAAGGAACTCCCTGTCCTCAGCTTCAGTGTCCACACTGGGGTCAACGCCCGGTCTCGGTTCAGCATCGTCAGGGTCAACATTgtcaaagaagaggaaaaaagtggATGTGGGTACATTGGATTGTGCTAAGAAGTTCAGCTTTCAACCAGCTAATACCCCTGAAAAAGCTGAAATGAAGGTGCCAACGAGCTGTGG tacagGAGAGAGAATTTTAGAGAACGTTCACCTTGCTCTTACTGGGGACCTGTCTGAGCGCTTTGGAAGTCGACAGATGGAGAAGTTCACATTCCTTGGGCA GGGGCGCAAAGATGCAAAAGGGAAACGGCCTGGAGACCCAGCCTATGATCCAAGAACTCTCTTCTTGCCTCCCCAGTTCTTGAAGAACTTGACAGGTGGACAG AGGCAATGGTGGGAATTTAAATCCCAGCACATGGATAAGGTCCTGTTCTTCAAG ATGGGCAAATTCTATGAATTGTATGAGATGGATGCTCATGTTGGGACCAAGGAGCTTAATCTTCAATACATGAAG GGTGACCAACCTCACTGTGGCTTCCCAGAGAAGAATTTAGCAGTGAATTTGGAGAAACTAGCTCAGAAG GGTTATCGCGTTCTGGTTGTAGAGCAGACCGAGACCCCGGACCAGCTTGATCTTCGCCGTAGAGAGACGGGTACAAAAGACAAG GTTGTGAGGCGTGAAATATGTGCAATGGTCACAAAAGGAACACTGACAGAAGGAGAATCCCTTCTGGCGAATCCAGATCCGTCATACATCTTGTCCGTGGTTGAAAGTTATCCATGTAGTTCAACAAAGAGTCAAGATGGTCATACAATTGGTGTTTGTATAATTGATGTTTCTACAAGCAAATTCATCATTGGACAG TTCCAAGATGACCCTGAGCGTCATGTGCTATGTTCCATTTTGTCTGAAATACGACCTGTGGAAATCATAAAGCCAGCTAAGATGTTGAGTGCGGAAACTGAGAGGGCACTGAAAAACAATACAAGAGATCCTTTGATAAATGGTTTGCTTCCATCTACGGAATTTTGGGATGCAGAGAAAACTATTCATGTCATAGAACAATACTACAGCTCATCAAATAATCTCACCATGTCACGAAACACTGTTGGTGTACAAAACAATGTGGGCTGTCTGCCTGACCTGTTAGGTGAGCTAATTGAAGCTGGTGATCGAGCGTATGCACTTTCTGCTCTTGGAGGCTCTTTGTTTTACTTAAAGCAAATCCTTCTGGATGACAAATTGCTTCCATGTGCTAAATTTGAGCCCCTGACATGCTCTGGGCTCATCAACAATATGCAGAAGCATATGATACTTGATGCGGCTGCACTGGAAAATTTGGAGATCCTAGAGAATGCAACTGGTGGTCTCTCAGG GACCTTGTATGAACAATTGAATCATTGTGTTactggatttgggaaaaggttgCTCAAACGGTGGATTGTAAGGCCTTTGTACGATCGCGAAGCAATACTACAGCGTCAAGGTGCCATTGCTATTTTCAAG GGAGTCGGGCATGAATGTGCTATGCAGTTCCGTAAAGATTTATGTAGGCTCCCAGACATGGAGCGTCTGCTTGCACACCTTTTCTCTAGATG TGGTGAAAATGGGAGATCTAAGTCAGTTATTCTATATGAAGACACAGCAAAGAGACTGCTCCAGCAGTTCACTGCTGCCCTTCGTGGTTGCCAGCAAATGTTTCAGGCATGTTCTTCTATTAGGGCATTGACTGGCACAGAGGGGTCTTCTCTACTAAATGATTTGCTTTCACCAG GCAAAGGGTTACCAGATGTGTCATCTATTTTAGATTACTTCAGGGATGCATTTGATTGGTCAGAAGCCGATCATAATGGTCGGATCATACCTCTTGAAGGTTGTGATCCTGAATATGATGCCACTTCCTGTGCCATAGAGGAGATTGAATCCAATCTACAGGACTACCTGAAGGAGCAAAGAAAGCTACTGAGAGATTCATCG GTTAAGTATGTAAATGTTGGAAAGGATACTTACCTTATTGAAGTGTCTGACAGCCTGAGGGGTTCTGTTCCTAGTGACTATGAGTTGCAGTCTACAAAAAAG GGTGTCTGCCGGTACTGGACACCAGAAGTAAAACAACTAATATCAGAACTTTCTAAGGTTGCAACAGATAAAGAATCAATATTGAAAGGCATTCTTCAGAAACTGATTCATCTCTTTATTGAGCATCACAGCAAGTGGAGACGGTTGGTGTCTGTAGCTGCTG AGATTGATGTTTTGGTTAGTCTTGCTGTTGCGGGTGATTATTTTGAGGGACCAACATGCTGTCCAACTATCAGAGAACTGTGTGGTCCAGATGATACTCCTACTTTCCATGCAAGAAATCTTGGGCATCCCATTATACGAAGTGATTCCTTAGGCAAGGGTTCTTTTGTACCAAATAACATTAACATGGGTGGGCCAGGGAATGCCAGCTTTATTATTCTTACTGGTCCAAATATGGGTGGTAAATCAACTCTCCTGCGTCAAGTTTGTCTTACCATAATATTGGCACAG ATTGGAGCAAATGTTCCGGCGGAAAACCTTGAGCTTTCTCTTGTTGACCGTATCTTTGTTCGCATGGGAGCAAGGGATCATATTATGGCTGGAAAAAGTACATTCTTGGTGGAGCTCATGGAGACTGCTTCCGTGCTT TCGTCAGCCACCAAGAATTCTCTTGTGGCCTTAGATGAGCTTGGGCGGGGCACATCGACTTCTGATGGACAAGCTATTGC GGCATCTGTTCTGGATTATCTAGTTCATCGTGTGCAGTGTCTAGGCCTGTTTTCTACCCACTACCATAAGTTAGCAGTGGAACATGAGGATGGCAAG GTATCACTTTGCCATATGGCATGCCAAGTAGGCACCGGAGAAGGAGGTTTGGAAGAAGTGACTTTCCTTTACAGATTAACAGCTGGTTCATGTCCCAAAAGCTATGGCGTGAATGTTGCTCGATTAGCAG GAATACCCGCATCAGTGCTTCAAAGGGCTAATGAGAAGTCAATTGACTTTGAGGCTAATTACGGGAAGCGACGCTGTGCGACTAAAGATAAGGCGATCTGTACACAGGAGGATAACTTTGCTACCATCAAGGATTTGTTCCGTATTGTGAAGGCAGGGAATCATAAAGAAGACGAGGCAGCAAGCTTAAGCAGGATTCGTGAAGTACAGATGCGTGCCAGGGTGCAAGCTATGGAAGCATAG
- the LOC123396435 gene encoding DNA mismatch repair protein MSH6 isoform X2, which yields MASRRLSNGRSPLVRKQSQITAFFASPSPSPPPSASTPKPAAEPSPSPLNPKARKPPLVVPSPSPSASTPKPAAGPSPSPLNPKVRKPPLVVPSPSPPKPSPSPPPQPQQEKKKHDAAAAPAEEAVGRRLRVYWPLDDAWYEGTVEAYDGGSRQHHVKYDDGEEEEVDLVKEKFEWAAEEATPPPARKLRRLRRMSDTAKAKSPSVQEDEDTGDSTEDEDWKKDAAPEDDSEEEVELDDEEEEVVAVSSRKGKSRNSLSSASVSTLGSTPGLGSASSGSTLSKKRKKVDVGTLDCAKKFSFQPANTPEKAEMKVPTSCGERILENVHLALTGDLSERFGSRQMEKFTFLGQGRKDAKGKRPGDPAYDPRTLFLPPQFLKNLTGGQRQWWEFKSQHMDKVLFFKMGKFYELYEMDAHVGTKELNLQYMKGDQPHCGFPEKNLAVNLEKLAQKGYRVLVVEQTETPDQLDLRRRETGTKDKVVRREICAMVTKGTLTEGESLLANPDPSYILSVVESYPCSSTKSQDGHTIGVCIIDVSTSKFIIGQFQDDPERHVLCSILSEIRPVEIIKPAKMLSAETERALKNNTRDPLINGLLPSTEFWDAEKTIHVIEQYYSSSNNLTMSRNTVGVQNNVGCLPDLLGELIEAGDRAYALSALGGSLFYLKQILLDDKLLPCAKFEPLTCSGLINNMQKHMILDAAALENLEILENATGGLSGTLYEQLNHCVTGFGKRLLKRWIVRPLYDREAILQRQGAIAIFKGVGHECAMQFRKDLCRLPDMERLLAHLFSRCGENGRSKSVILYEDTAKRLLQQFTAALRGCQQMFQACSSIRALTGTEGSSLLNDLLSPGKGLPDVSSILDYFRDAFDWSEADHNGRIIPLEGCDPEYDATSCAIEEIESNLQDYLKEQRKLLRDSSVKYVNVGKDTYLIEVSDSLRGSVPSDYELQSTKKGVCRYWTPEVKQLISELSKVATDKESILKGILQKLIHLFIEHHSKWRRLVSVAAEIDVLVSLAVAGDYFEGPTCCPTIRELCGPDDTPTFHARNLGHPIIRSDSLGKGSFVPNNINMGGPGNASFIILTGPNMGGKSTLLRQVCLTIILAQIGANVPAENLELSLVDRIFVRMGARDHIMAGKSTFLVELMETASVLSSATKNSLVALDELGRGTSTSDGQAIAASVLDYLVHRVQCLGLFSTHYHKLAVEHEDGKVSLCHMACQVGTGEGGLEEVTFLYRLTAGSCPKSYGVNVARLAGIPASVLQRANEKSIDFEANYGKRRCATKDKAICTQEDNFATIKDLFRIVKAGNHKEDEAASLSRIREVQMRARVQAMEA from the exons ATGGCGTCGCGCCGCCTAAGCAACGGCCGCTCCCCTCTCGTGCGGAAGCAGAGCCAGATCACCGCCTTCTtcgcctccccctctccctcccctcccccctccgccTCCACCCCGAAGCCCGCCGCAGAGCCCTCCCCGTCGCCGCTGAACCCTAAGGCAAGGAAGCCCCCTCTCGTCGTGCCGTCGCCTTCCCCCTCCGCTTCCACCCCGAAGCCCGCCGCAGGACCATCCCCGTCGCCGCTGAACCCTAAGGTGAGGAAGCCCCCTCTAGTCGTGCCATCCCCTTCCCCACCAAAGCCgtctccgtctccgccgccgcagccgcagcaggagaagaagaaacatGATGCAGCGGCGGCGCCCGCGGAagaggcggtggggcggcggctgcGGGTGTACTGGCCGCTGGATGACGCGTGGTACGAGGGCACGGTGGAGGCCTACGACGGGGGCTCCCGCCAGCACCACGTGAAGTACGAcgacggggaggaggaggaggtcgaccTGGTGAAGGAGAAATTCGAGTGGGCCGCCGAGGAGGCGACGCCGCCGCCGGCCAGGAAGCTGCGACGTCTTCGGAGGATGTCTGACACCGCAAAGGCCAAGTCGCCGTCTGTGCAGGAGGATGAGGATACTGGGGATTCCACCGAGGACGAGGACTGGAAGAAGGATGCTGCTCCGGAGGATGATTCTGAGGAGGAAGTGGAGTtggatgacgaagaagaagaggttgTTGCGGTCAGTTCGCGAAAGGGGAAATCAAGGAACTCCCTGTCCTCAGCTTCAGTGTCCACACTGGGGTCAACGCCCGGTCTCGGTTCAGCATCGTCAGGGTCAACATTgtcaaagaagaggaaaaaagtggATGTGGGTACATTGGATTGTGCTAAGAAGTTCAGCTTTCAACCAGCTAATACCCCTGAAAAAGCTGAAATGAAGGTGCCAACGAGCTGTG GAGAGAGAATTTTAGAGAACGTTCACCTTGCTCTTACTGGGGACCTGTCTGAGCGCTTTGGAAGTCGACAGATGGAGAAGTTCACATTCCTTGGGCA GGGGCGCAAAGATGCAAAAGGGAAACGGCCTGGAGACCCAGCCTATGATCCAAGAACTCTCTTCTTGCCTCCCCAGTTCTTGAAGAACTTGACAGGTGGACAG AGGCAATGGTGGGAATTTAAATCCCAGCACATGGATAAGGTCCTGTTCTTCAAG ATGGGCAAATTCTATGAATTGTATGAGATGGATGCTCATGTTGGGACCAAGGAGCTTAATCTTCAATACATGAAG GGTGACCAACCTCACTGTGGCTTCCCAGAGAAGAATTTAGCAGTGAATTTGGAGAAACTAGCTCAGAAG GGTTATCGCGTTCTGGTTGTAGAGCAGACCGAGACCCCGGACCAGCTTGATCTTCGCCGTAGAGAGACGGGTACAAAAGACAAG GTTGTGAGGCGTGAAATATGTGCAATGGTCACAAAAGGAACACTGACAGAAGGAGAATCCCTTCTGGCGAATCCAGATCCGTCATACATCTTGTCCGTGGTTGAAAGTTATCCATGTAGTTCAACAAAGAGTCAAGATGGTCATACAATTGGTGTTTGTATAATTGATGTTTCTACAAGCAAATTCATCATTGGACAG TTCCAAGATGACCCTGAGCGTCATGTGCTATGTTCCATTTTGTCTGAAATACGACCTGTGGAAATCATAAAGCCAGCTAAGATGTTGAGTGCGGAAACTGAGAGGGCACTGAAAAACAATACAAGAGATCCTTTGATAAATGGTTTGCTTCCATCTACGGAATTTTGGGATGCAGAGAAAACTATTCATGTCATAGAACAATACTACAGCTCATCAAATAATCTCACCATGTCACGAAACACTGTTGGTGTACAAAACAATGTGGGCTGTCTGCCTGACCTGTTAGGTGAGCTAATTGAAGCTGGTGATCGAGCGTATGCACTTTCTGCTCTTGGAGGCTCTTTGTTTTACTTAAAGCAAATCCTTCTGGATGACAAATTGCTTCCATGTGCTAAATTTGAGCCCCTGACATGCTCTGGGCTCATCAACAATATGCAGAAGCATATGATACTTGATGCGGCTGCACTGGAAAATTTGGAGATCCTAGAGAATGCAACTGGTGGTCTCTCAGG GACCTTGTATGAACAATTGAATCATTGTGTTactggatttgggaaaaggttgCTCAAACGGTGGATTGTAAGGCCTTTGTACGATCGCGAAGCAATACTACAGCGTCAAGGTGCCATTGCTATTTTCAAG GGAGTCGGGCATGAATGTGCTATGCAGTTCCGTAAAGATTTATGTAGGCTCCCAGACATGGAGCGTCTGCTTGCACACCTTTTCTCTAGATG TGGTGAAAATGGGAGATCTAAGTCAGTTATTCTATATGAAGACACAGCAAAGAGACTGCTCCAGCAGTTCACTGCTGCCCTTCGTGGTTGCCAGCAAATGTTTCAGGCATGTTCTTCTATTAGGGCATTGACTGGCACAGAGGGGTCTTCTCTACTAAATGATTTGCTTTCACCAG GCAAAGGGTTACCAGATGTGTCATCTATTTTAGATTACTTCAGGGATGCATTTGATTGGTCAGAAGCCGATCATAATGGTCGGATCATACCTCTTGAAGGTTGTGATCCTGAATATGATGCCACTTCCTGTGCCATAGAGGAGATTGAATCCAATCTACAGGACTACCTGAAGGAGCAAAGAAAGCTACTGAGAGATTCATCG GTTAAGTATGTAAATGTTGGAAAGGATACTTACCTTATTGAAGTGTCTGACAGCCTGAGGGGTTCTGTTCCTAGTGACTATGAGTTGCAGTCTACAAAAAAG GGTGTCTGCCGGTACTGGACACCAGAAGTAAAACAACTAATATCAGAACTTTCTAAGGTTGCAACAGATAAAGAATCAATATTGAAAGGCATTCTTCAGAAACTGATTCATCTCTTTATTGAGCATCACAGCAAGTGGAGACGGTTGGTGTCTGTAGCTGCTG AGATTGATGTTTTGGTTAGTCTTGCTGTTGCGGGTGATTATTTTGAGGGACCAACATGCTGTCCAACTATCAGAGAACTGTGTGGTCCAGATGATACTCCTACTTTCCATGCAAGAAATCTTGGGCATCCCATTATACGAAGTGATTCCTTAGGCAAGGGTTCTTTTGTACCAAATAACATTAACATGGGTGGGCCAGGGAATGCCAGCTTTATTATTCTTACTGGTCCAAATATGGGTGGTAAATCAACTCTCCTGCGTCAAGTTTGTCTTACCATAATATTGGCACAG ATTGGAGCAAATGTTCCGGCGGAAAACCTTGAGCTTTCTCTTGTTGACCGTATCTTTGTTCGCATGGGAGCAAGGGATCATATTATGGCTGGAAAAAGTACATTCTTGGTGGAGCTCATGGAGACTGCTTCCGTGCTT TCGTCAGCCACCAAGAATTCTCTTGTGGCCTTAGATGAGCTTGGGCGGGGCACATCGACTTCTGATGGACAAGCTATTGC GGCATCTGTTCTGGATTATCTAGTTCATCGTGTGCAGTGTCTAGGCCTGTTTTCTACCCACTACCATAAGTTAGCAGTGGAACATGAGGATGGCAAG GTATCACTTTGCCATATGGCATGCCAAGTAGGCACCGGAGAAGGAGGTTTGGAAGAAGTGACTTTCCTTTACAGATTAACAGCTGGTTCATGTCCCAAAAGCTATGGCGTGAATGTTGCTCGATTAGCAG GAATACCCGCATCAGTGCTTCAAAGGGCTAATGAGAAGTCAATTGACTTTGAGGCTAATTACGGGAAGCGACGCTGTGCGACTAAAGATAAGGCGATCTGTACACAGGAGGATAACTTTGCTACCATCAAGGATTTGTTCCGTATTGTGAAGGCAGGGAATCATAAAGAAGACGAGGCAGCAAGCTTAAGCAGGATTCGTGAAGTACAGATGCGTGCCAGGGTGCAAGCTATGGAAGCATAG